A single region of the Stenotrophomonas sp. Marseille-Q4652 genome encodes:
- a CDS encoding RNA polymerase sigma factor, with protein sequence MNAHELQRALDAVWRMESPRLIARLARMLGDVAVAEELAQDTLVTALERWPVDGIPDNPAAWLMTTGQRRAIDRLRQRQLHASKHAELAHEPGYEGVVMPDHESWVEDDIGDDLLRLVLVSCHPVLPADARVALTLRLLGGLSTAEIARAFLQPEPTIAQRIVRAKRTLAGAQVPFEVPRRADWGPRLASVLEVLYLVFNEGYAASAGDDWMRPALCEEALRLGRVLAGLLPHEPEVSGLLALMELQTSRIHARTDAEGNPVLLPGQDRARWDWLQIARGEAALRLAETLGGQDGPYALQAAIAACHARARRAEDTDWATIAALYARLARVQPSPVVELNRAVAVSRAHGAAAGWEVLAALDDEPRLRDYAPLAAARGDLLQQLGRLDEARAEFERAAALAGNAREQAHLQSRARACASG encoded by the coding sequence ATGAACGCGCATGAGCTGCAGCGGGCCCTGGACGCGGTGTGGCGGATGGAATCGCCACGCCTGATCGCACGGCTGGCGCGGATGCTCGGCGATGTCGCCGTGGCCGAGGAACTGGCCCAGGACACCCTGGTCACCGCGCTGGAGCGCTGGCCAGTGGATGGCATCCCCGACAACCCGGCGGCGTGGCTGATGACCACCGGCCAGCGCCGTGCGATCGATCGCCTGCGCCAGCGCCAGTTGCATGCCAGCAAGCACGCCGAGCTTGCCCACGAGCCCGGCTACGAGGGGGTCGTCATGCCCGATCACGAGAGCTGGGTGGAAGACGACATCGGCGATGACCTGCTGCGCCTGGTGCTCGTGTCCTGCCACCCGGTGCTGCCGGCCGACGCGCGGGTCGCGCTGACCCTGCGCCTGCTGGGCGGATTGAGCACCGCCGAGATCGCGCGCGCCTTCCTGCAGCCCGAGCCGACGATCGCCCAGCGCATCGTCCGCGCCAAGCGCACCCTGGCCGGTGCGCAGGTGCCGTTCGAGGTGCCACGCCGCGCCGACTGGGGCCCGCGCCTGGCCTCGGTGCTGGAGGTGCTGTACCTGGTGTTCAACGAGGGCTATGCGGCCAGCGCCGGCGATGACTGGATGCGCCCGGCGCTGTGCGAGGAGGCGCTGCGGCTGGGCCGGGTGCTGGCCGGGCTGCTGCCCCACGAGCCGGAGGTATCCGGCCTGCTGGCGCTGATGGAGCTGCAGACCTCGCGCATCCATGCGCGCACCGATGCCGAGGGCAACCCGGTGCTGCTGCCCGGGCAGGACCGCGCGCGCTGGGACTGGCTGCAGATCGCCCGCGGCGAGGCTGCCCTGCGCCTGGCCGAAACGCTCGGCGGACAGGACGGGCCCTACGCGCTGCAGGCCGCCATCGCCGCCTGCCATGCGCGTGCACGTCGCGCCGAAGACACCGACTGGGCCACGATCGCCGCGCTGTACGCGCGCCTGGCCCGGGTCCAGCCCTCGCCGGTGGTCGAGCTCAACCGCGCGGTCGCGGTGTCGCGCGCGCACGGCGCGGCGGCAGGGTGGGAAGTGCTGGCCGCCCTGGACGACGAACCGCGCCTGCGCGACTACGCTCCGCTGGCCGCCGCCCGCGGCGACCTGCTGCAGCAGCTGGGCCGGCTGGACGAGGCGCGCGCCGAGTTCGAACGCGCCGCCGCGCTGGCCGGCAATGCCCGCGAGCAGGCGCACCTGCAGTCCCGTGCCCGGGCCTGCGCCAGCGGCTGA
- a CDS encoding M28 family metallopeptidase, with product MKRLALGVLALSVSAAVMAATPKFDGARMSAHVKELSSDAYEGRAPATAGEEKTVAYLSQQFAAAGLQPGGDLRDGKRLWTQAVPLRKGDIVGTPKLSLSSKGKAQALTQGQEIAVRAAMNGDDAVAIKDAPLVFVGYGVKAPERNWDDFKGVDLAGKIAVVLINDPDFETGEGDFDGKGMTYYGRWTYKYEEGARQGAAGVLIVHETAPASYGWATVAGSNTNTMFDVVREDPSRAHPALEGWIQRDLAVEMFKRAGLDFEALKKQAQSRDFKPVVLEGETFSADYQVKSEIITSQNVVARLEGSKYPDETVIYSGHWDHIGKAEPDANGDSIFNGALDNASGTAALLELARGFASQPRPQRSVVFLAVTAEEKGLLGSEYYASQPLYPLEKTVAVINIDGAAPFGPSRDFGIYGSVQMDLLDQLKDVAKQWDVRYTPDPLPEAGLFFRSDHFPFAKRGVPALSYSAGQDWIDGGVAAGKKASDDYTAKRYHQRGDEWQADWTFAGAARDLEIVYTLGSQLANSRKWPGWGAGSEFGALRSESDDQRK from the coding sequence GTGAAACGTCTGGCTCTTGGAGTCCTGGCGCTGTCGGTCTCGGCAGCAGTAATGGCGGCAACGCCGAAGTTCGACGGCGCGCGCATGTCCGCCCACGTCAAGGAACTGTCCTCCGACGCCTACGAGGGCCGCGCCCCGGCCACCGCGGGCGAGGAGAAGACCGTGGCCTACCTCAGCCAGCAGTTCGCCGCGGCCGGGCTGCAGCCCGGTGGCGACCTGCGCGACGGCAAGCGCCTGTGGACCCAGGCCGTGCCGCTGCGCAAGGGCGACATCGTCGGTACGCCGAAGCTGTCGCTGTCCAGCAAGGGCAAGGCGCAGGCCCTGACCCAGGGCCAGGAGATCGCCGTGCGTGCGGCCATGAACGGCGACGACGCGGTGGCGATCAAGGACGCGCCGCTGGTGTTCGTCGGCTACGGCGTCAAGGCGCCGGAGCGCAACTGGGACGACTTCAAGGGCGTGGACCTGGCCGGCAAGATCGCCGTGGTCCTGATCAACGACCCGGACTTCGAGACCGGCGAAGGCGATTTCGACGGCAAGGGCATGACCTATTACGGCCGGTGGACCTACAAGTACGAGGAAGGCGCGCGCCAGGGCGCGGCCGGCGTGCTGATCGTCCACGAGACCGCCCCGGCCTCCTACGGCTGGGCCACGGTGGCCGGCTCCAACACCAACACCATGTTCGACGTGGTCCGCGAGGATCCGTCCAGGGCGCATCCGGCGCTGGAAGGCTGGATCCAGCGCGACCTGGCGGTGGAGATGTTCAAGCGCGCCGGGCTGGATTTCGAGGCGCTGAAGAAGCAGGCGCAGTCGCGTGACTTCAAGCCGGTGGTGCTCGAGGGAGAGACCTTCTCGGCCGACTACCAGGTCAAGAGCGAGATCATCACCTCGCAGAACGTGGTCGCGCGCCTGGAAGGCAGCAAGTATCCGGACGAGACCGTGATCTACAGTGGCCACTGGGACCATATCGGCAAGGCCGAGCCCGATGCCAACGGCGACAGCATCTTCAACGGCGCGCTGGACAACGCCAGCGGCACCGCCGCGCTGCTGGAGCTGGCCCGCGGGTTTGCCAGCCAGCCGCGGCCGCAGCGCTCGGTGGTGTTCCTGGCGGTGACCGCCGAGGAGAAGGGCCTGCTTGGCTCGGAGTACTACGCCAGCCAGCCGCTGTATCCGCTGGAAAAGACCGTGGCGGTGATCAACATCGACGGTGCCGCGCCGTTTGGCCCCTCGCGTGACTTCGGCATCTACGGCTCGGTGCAGATGGACCTGCTCGACCAGCTCAAGGACGTCGCAAAACAGTGGGACGTGCGCTACACGCCCGATCCGCTGCCCGAAGCCGGGCTGTTCTTCCGCTCCGACCACTTCCCGTTCGCCAAGCGCGGCGTGCCGGCGCTGTCGTACTCGGCCGGCCAGGACTGGATCGACGGTGGCGTGGCGGCCGGCAAGAAGGCCTCGGACGACTACACCGCCAAGCGCTATCACCAGCGCGGTGACGAGTGGCAGGCCGACTGGACGTTCGCCGGTGCCGCACGTGACCTGGAGATCGTCTACACCCTGGGCTCGCAGCTGGCCAACTCGCGCAAGTGGCCGGGCTGGGGCGCCGGCTCGGAGTTCGGCGCGCTGCGCAGCGAAAGCGACGACCAGCGCAAGTAA
- a CDS encoding LytTR family DNA-binding domain-containing protein has protein sequence MKLDALIAEDEELLRQSLVSQLGQLWPELDIVAECEDGAEALEALAEHQPDIAFLDIRMPGITGLEVARALEQVSPRTQVVFVTAYDQYAIDAFEQGAIDYLLKPVADDRLLATRQRVMARMQAGRPDNAVLDQLLRQLAQRAPEASAAPPLAWITASNGRDTRLIMLEDVVYFRADSKYTVVVTAEGESLLRTPLRELLQALDAQRFRQVHRSTIVNMAAVASVTRDDSGRGVLRLRSRSETLPVSQPFMSLFRGM, from the coding sequence ATGAAGCTTGATGCCCTGATCGCCGAGGACGAGGAGCTGCTGCGGCAGTCGCTGGTCAGCCAGCTGGGCCAGCTGTGGCCGGAGCTGGACATCGTGGCCGAATGCGAGGACGGCGCCGAGGCGCTGGAAGCGCTGGCCGAACACCAGCCGGACATCGCCTTCCTCGACATCCGCATGCCCGGCATCACCGGGCTGGAGGTGGCCCGCGCGCTGGAGCAGGTCAGCCCGCGCACCCAGGTGGTGTTCGTCACTGCCTACGACCAGTACGCCATCGATGCCTTCGAGCAGGGCGCGATCGACTACCTGCTCAAACCGGTGGCCGACGACCGCCTGCTTGCCACCCGCCAGCGGGTGATGGCGCGGATGCAGGCCGGGCGCCCGGACAACGCGGTGCTCGACCAGCTGCTGCGGCAGCTGGCGCAGCGTGCGCCGGAGGCCTCCGCCGCGCCGCCGCTGGCCTGGATCACCGCCAGCAACGGCCGCGATACGCGCCTGATCATGCTCGAGGACGTGGTCTATTTCCGCGCCGACAGCAAGTACACCGTGGTGGTCACCGCCGAGGGCGAATCCCTGCTGCGCACGCCACTGCGCGAACTGCTGCAGGCGCTCGATGCGCAGCGCTTCCGCCAGGTGCACCGCTCGACCATCGTCAACATGGCCGCGGTGGCCTCGGTCACCCGCGATGACAGCGGCCGCGGCGTGCTGCGCCTCAGGTCGCGCAGCGAGACGCTTCCGGTCAGCCAGCCCTTCATGAGCCTGTTCCGCGGGATGTAA
- a CDS encoding YciI family protein → MQFLMTINIDPELVQAAPAAEYDELMRGCLRHADELKAQGVLLASQQLEPPATARTLRTRDRQTRITDGPFAESREILAGFNLIQARDIDEAVRIAHGFPWSRFGSIEVRPVHDMDAERARVGA, encoded by the coding sequence ATGCAGTTCCTGATGACGATCAACATCGACCCCGAGCTGGTGCAGGCCGCGCCCGCCGCTGAATACGACGAGCTGATGCGCGGCTGCCTGCGCCATGCCGACGAGCTCAAGGCGCAGGGCGTGCTGCTGGCCTCGCAGCAGCTGGAGCCGCCGGCCACCGCACGCACCCTGCGCACCCGCGACCGGCAGACGCGGATCACCGACGGGCCGTTCGCCGAGAGCCGCGAGATCCTGGCCGGTTTCAACCTGATCCAGGCACGCGACATCGACGAGGCGGTGCGCATCGCCCACGGCTTCCCGTGGTCGCGCTTTGGCAGCATCGAGGTGCGCCCGGTGCACGACATGGACGCCGAGCGCGCCCGCGTCGGCGCCTGA
- a CDS encoding VOC family protein: MTAPQMIFINLPVRDLDRAKAFFNALGYACNPQFTDHQAACVVVSDAIFVMLLVEPFFREFTAKPLVDAHAQTEVITCLSAPSRDGVDAMLEKALAAGASEPRPPRDYGFMYQRSFQDLDGHLWEIAHMDGEPG, translated from the coding sequence ATGACTGCACCGCAGATGATCTTCATCAACCTGCCGGTCCGCGACCTGGATCGCGCCAAGGCGTTCTTCAACGCGCTCGGCTATGCCTGCAATCCACAGTTCACCGACCACCAGGCCGCCTGCGTGGTGGTCAGCGATGCGATCTTCGTGATGCTGCTGGTGGAGCCGTTCTTCCGCGAATTCACTGCCAAGCCACTGGTGGACGCGCATGCACAGACCGAGGTGATCACCTGCCTGTCGGCGCCCAGCCGTGACGGCGTGGACGCAATGCTGGAAAAGGCGTTGGCCGCCGGCGCCAGCGAGCCCCGGCCGCCACGGGATTACGGCTTCATGTACCAGCGCAGCTTCCAGGACCTGGACGGACACCTGTGGGAGATCGCGCACATGGATGGCGAGCCGGGTTGA
- a CDS encoding YciI family protein, translated as MKVMVIVKATADSEAGQLPTHDELAAMGRFNEELVEAGVMLAGEGLHPSERGVRVRFDGVTRSVIEGPFAGTGELVAGFWLWQVRSLEEAVEWLKRAPFGSRCVKTVEIRPVFTMDDFGQAFTPGLREQEQRLRERIGTAD; from the coding sequence ATGAAGGTGATGGTGATCGTCAAGGCCACGGCGGACAGCGAGGCCGGGCAACTGCCGACCCACGACGAACTGGCCGCCATGGGCCGCTTCAACGAGGAACTGGTCGAGGCAGGGGTAATGCTGGCCGGCGAGGGGCTGCATCCCAGCGAGCGCGGCGTGCGGGTGCGCTTCGACGGCGTAACGCGCAGCGTGATCGAGGGTCCCTTCGCCGGAACCGGAGAGCTGGTTGCCGGCTTCTGGCTGTGGCAGGTGCGCTCGCTGGAGGAGGCCGTGGAATGGCTCAAGCGCGCACCCTTTGGCTCCCGCTGCGTGAAGACCGTGGAAATCCGCCCGGTCTTCACCATGGATGACTTCGGCCAGGCCTTCACCCCTGGACTGCGCGAGCAGGAGCAGCGCCTGCGCGAACGCATCGGCACCGCTGACTGA
- a CDS encoding oxygenase MpaB family protein, producing the protein MPDLLNALGAPLTHRIRHWVLSAFPRGESGIDYDHPPGDPGWFGPDSVAWRVHAEFPGMLAGGLCALMLQTLHPLALAGVHDHSNFREDLVGRLRRTTAFVAGTSYAGDAEVRRLVGRVRAIHSRVHGQLPDGRRYAADDPALLTWVHVTEAYGFLQGCRRYCRDVPVAIADRYYDETRRIAEALGATKVPCSEAEVAAYFAQQRPLLRVDERSREVLAVLQGIRLPVPAAGLSRELFLGAGAALLPDWAQDLLQPGRRARLQARAAAATLRPLAPLFRRALGDGVAARACQRVGVDASVLRHWPQ; encoded by the coding sequence ATGCCTGATCTGCTGAATGCGCTAGGCGCACCGCTCACCCATCGCATCCGCCACTGGGTGCTGTCCGCCTTCCCGCGCGGGGAAAGCGGCATCGACTACGACCATCCACCCGGTGATCCGGGCTGGTTCGGCCCGGACAGCGTGGCCTGGCGGGTACATGCCGAATTCCCGGGCATGCTTGCCGGCGGGCTGTGCGCGCTGATGCTGCAGACCCTGCATCCGCTGGCACTGGCCGGCGTGCATGACCACTCCAATTTCCGCGAGGACCTGGTCGGCCGCCTGCGCCGCACCACCGCCTTCGTCGCCGGCACCAGCTATGCCGGGGATGCCGAGGTGCGGCGGCTGGTCGGGCGCGTGCGTGCGATCCACTCGCGCGTTCACGGCCAGCTGCCCGATGGCCGCCGCTATGCGGCCGACGATCCGGCGCTGCTGACCTGGGTGCATGTCACCGAGGCCTATGGCTTCCTGCAGGGCTGTCGCCGTTATTGCCGCGACGTGCCGGTGGCCATCGCCGATCGCTACTACGACGAGACCCGGCGCATCGCCGAGGCACTGGGCGCAACGAAGGTGCCGTGCTCGGAAGCCGAAGTCGCCGCCTACTTCGCGCAGCAACGTCCGCTGCTGCGCGTGGACGAACGCTCGCGCGAGGTGCTGGCGGTGCTGCAGGGGATCCGCCTGCCGGTGCCGGCGGCCGGACTGTCGCGGGAGCTGTTCCTCGGTGCCGGCGCGGCCCTGCTGCCGGACTGGGCGCAGGACCTGCTGCAACCCGGACGCCGTGCACGCCTGCAGGCCCGCGCCGCGGCCGCGACCCTGCGACCGCTGGCGCCGTTGTTCCGCCGCGCGCTGGGCGACGGCGTGGCCGCCCGTGCCTGCCAGCGTGTCGGCGTGGATGCGTCGGTGCTGCGCCACTGGCCGCAGTAG
- a CDS encoding histidine kinase, with protein MSASLSLLFRILLAWAVALIVAAIIWPEIFGSTGSIFALVAIFLLVVAVTSTLSHLRRVKLLAGRLDRDCLASRQRRQIEIPLDAAQAFEVVEAAIGELPRVEEIDSSPGSLQIRAKVPRIDPYNVRPPSRWNPVARLAIKRNQVSAVVTPGEGTSSVTLLFEPEAGAWVDLLVVDEGSNFENAEAVTRSITRRVGEQRRSEQATAQQNATEKELSVARLNLLHAQIEPHFLYNTLANAQVLTRTDPARAEQMLGHLIQYLRSSLPSVDESMSTLGVELERTRAYLEILKIRMGARLNLQVDVPPALEQLPLPSMALQTLVENAIKHGLEPKPGGGTIWVLGREFDDHVTLTVADDGLGFGGSTGGTGIGLKNLRERLRLACGPDAGLAIVSNFPSGVAATLTLPRSAEVSHEA; from the coding sequence ATGTCCGCCAGCCTGTCCCTGCTGTTCCGCATCCTGCTCGCCTGGGCGGTGGCGCTGATCGTGGCCGCGATCATCTGGCCGGAGATCTTCGGCAGCACCGGCTCGATCTTCGCGCTGGTCGCGATCTTCCTGCTGGTCGTCGCGGTGACCAGTACGCTCAGCCACCTGCGCCGGGTCAAGCTGCTGGCCGGGCGACTGGACCGCGACTGCCTGGCCAGCCGCCAGCGCCGGCAGATCGAGATCCCGCTCGACGCCGCCCAGGCCTTTGAGGTGGTCGAGGCCGCGATCGGCGAACTGCCGCGGGTCGAGGAGATCGACAGCTCGCCCGGCAGTTTGCAGATCCGCGCCAAGGTGCCGCGCATCGATCCGTACAACGTGCGTCCGCCCTCGCGCTGGAACCCGGTCGCGCGGCTGGCGATCAAGCGCAACCAGGTCTCGGCCGTGGTCACCCCGGGCGAGGGCACCAGCAGCGTCACCCTGCTGTTCGAACCCGAGGCCGGTGCCTGGGTGGACCTGCTGGTGGTCGATGAAGGCAGCAACTTCGAGAACGCCGAGGCGGTGACCCGGTCCATCACCCGCCGCGTGGGCGAACAGCGCCGCAGCGAGCAGGCCACCGCGCAGCAGAACGCCACCGAGAAGGAACTGAGCGTGGCGCGGCTGAACCTGCTGCATGCGCAGATCGAGCCGCACTTCCTCTACAACACCCTGGCCAACGCCCAGGTGCTGACCCGCACCGATCCGGCGCGTGCCGAGCAGATGCTGGGCCACCTGATCCAGTACCTGCGCAGCTCGCTGCCGAGCGTGGACGAGTCGATGTCCACCCTGGGGGTGGAACTGGAGCGCACCCGTGCCTACCTGGAGATCCTGAAGATCCGCATGGGCGCGCGACTGAACCTGCAGGTCGATGTGCCGCCGGCCCTGGAGCAACTGCCGCTGCCGTCGATGGCGCTGCAGACCCTGGTCGAGAACGCGATCAAGCACGGGCTGGAACCCAAGCCCGGTGGCGGCACCATCTGGGTGCTGGGTCGCGAGTTCGACGACCACGTCACCCTCACCGTCGCCGACGACGGGCTGGGCTTCGGCGGCAGCACCGGCGGCACCGGCATCGGCCTGAAGAACCTGCGCGAGCGCCTGCGCCTGGCCTGTGGCCCGGACGCTGGCCTGGCCATCGTCTCCAACTTCCCCAGCGGCGTGGCCGCCACCCTCACCCTGCCGCGCAGCGCGGAGGTTTCCCATGAAGCTTGA
- a CDS encoding M13 family metallopeptidase, translated as MTPRHLLLPLMIGAALATTGCNREPAATAQDAPAAASQPAATPQLGSFGFDAAGMDRSIAPGDDFFGYANGTWVKNTEIPADRSSHGSFHVIAEKTLAGTRAILEEAGSATDAGARRIGDYYAAFMDEAGIEARGLAPLQPSLRAIAGIGDKAALARALGGDLRADVDLLNATDFYTDRMFGLWVSVDLLQPDRVAPYLVQGGLGMPDRDFYLEGGRMAELRKAYTGYVAQMLELAGIDDAAARAQRIVALETKIARTHATQEQTNDIEAGANAWKQADFASKAPGMDWAAFLDAAGLAGQQDFIVWQPDAVAGLSKLVASEPLDTWKDYLAFHAIDRAAPYLPKALADARFAFHGTTMNGTPQQSDRWKRAVADANQALGEAIGRIYVERHFDANTKARADEMARNIIAAFGKRIDALDWMSPQTKAEAKAKVEGMSVDMGYPSKWRDYSALEIRRDDALGNAQRAELFEYQRNIAKLGKPVDRSEWAMLPQTINAMNVPLENRLVFPAAILQPPFFDGAADDAVNYGAIGAVIGHEISHSFDSSGALFDASGKLRNWWTEEDLRRFNAAGDALVAQYEQYSPFPGSKVNGRLTLGENIADVAGLATAHDAYRLSQQGKPEQVLEGFTPDQRFFLGFAQAWRSKAREQALRNSLLTGVHAPGMYRAQTVRNLDAWYPAFDVQPGQALYLAPEQRVKVW; from the coding sequence ATGACACCCAGACACCTGCTCCTGCCCCTGATGATCGGCGCCGCCCTGGCCACCACCGGCTGCAACCGCGAACCCGCCGCCACGGCCCAGGACGCGCCGGCCGCTGCCAGCCAGCCTGCCGCCACCCCGCAACTGGGCAGCTTCGGCTTCGATGCGGCCGGCATGGACCGCAGCATCGCCCCGGGCGATGACTTCTTCGGCTACGCCAACGGCACCTGGGTGAAGAACACCGAGATCCCGGCCGACCGCTCCAGCCACGGCAGCTTCCACGTCATCGCCGAAAAGACCCTGGCCGGCACCCGCGCCATCCTCGAGGAGGCCGGCAGCGCCACCGACGCCGGCGCCCGCCGCATCGGCGATTACTACGCTGCGTTCATGGACGAGGCCGGCATCGAGGCCCGCGGCCTGGCGCCGCTGCAGCCGTCGCTGCGGGCCATCGCCGGGATCGGCGACAAGGCCGCGCTGGCCCGTGCGCTAGGCGGCGACCTGCGGGCCGACGTCGACCTGCTCAACGCCACCGACTTCTACACCGACCGCATGTTCGGCCTGTGGGTCTCGGTGGACCTGCTGCAGCCCGACCGCGTCGCGCCCTACCTGGTACAGGGCGGCCTGGGCATGCCCGACCGCGACTTCTACCTCGAAGGCGGGCGCATGGCCGAGCTGCGCAAGGCCTACACCGGCTACGTGGCGCAGATGCTGGAACTGGCCGGGATCGACGATGCCGCCGCCAGGGCGCAGCGTATCGTCGCGCTGGAGACGAAGATCGCCCGCACCCACGCCACCCAGGAACAGACCAACGACATCGAAGCCGGCGCCAATGCCTGGAAGCAGGCCGATTTCGCCAGCAAGGCACCGGGCATGGACTGGGCGGCCTTCCTCGACGCGGCGGGGCTGGCCGGGCAGCAGGACTTCATCGTCTGGCAGCCCGACGCCGTGGCGGGGCTGTCCAAGCTGGTGGCCAGCGAGCCGCTGGACACCTGGAAGGACTACCTCGCCTTCCACGCCATCGACCGGGCCGCACCCTACCTGCCCAAGGCCCTGGCCGATGCACGCTTCGCCTTCCACGGCACCACGATGAACGGCACGCCGCAGCAGTCCGACCGCTGGAAGCGCGCGGTGGCCGATGCCAACCAGGCGCTGGGCGAGGCGATCGGCAGGATCTATGTCGAGCGCCACTTCGATGCCAACACCAAGGCGCGGGCCGATGAAATGGCGCGCAACATCATTGCCGCCTTCGGCAAGCGCATCGACGCGCTGGACTGGATGTCGCCGCAGACCAAGGCCGAGGCCAAGGCCAAGGTCGAAGGCATGAGCGTGGACATGGGCTACCCCAGCAAGTGGCGCGACTACTCGGCGCTGGAGATCCGCCGCGATGACGCCCTGGGCAACGCCCAGCGCGCGGAGCTGTTCGAGTATCAGCGCAACATCGCCAAGCTCGGCAAACCGGTGGACCGCAGCGAATGGGCAATGCTGCCGCAGACGATCAACGCGATGAACGTGCCGCTGGAGAACCGCCTGGTGTTCCCGGCCGCGATCCTGCAGCCGCCGTTCTTCGATGGCGCCGCCGATGATGCAGTGAACTACGGCGCGATCGGCGCGGTGATCGGCCACGAGATCAGCCACAGCTTCGACAGCTCCGGCGCCCTGTTCGATGCCAGCGGCAAGCTGCGCAACTGGTGGACCGAAGAGGACCTGCGCAGGTTCAACGCCGCCGGCGACGCGCTGGTCGCGCAGTACGAGCAGTACTCGCCTTTCCCCGGCAGCAAGGTCAACGGCCGCCTGACCCTGGGCGAGAACATCGCCGATGTCGCCGGCCTGGCCACCGCGCATGATGCGTACCGGCTGTCGCAGCAGGGCAAGCCGGAGCAGGTGCTGGAAGGCTTCACCCCGGACCAGCGCTTCTTCCTCGGCTTTGCCCAGGCCTGGCGCAGCAAGGCGCGCGAGCAGGCGCTGCGCAACTCGCTGCTGACCGGCGTGCACGCGCCGGGCATGTACCGCGCGCAGACCGTGCGCAACCTCGACGCCTGGTACCCGGCGTTCGACGTGCAGCCCGGGCAGGCGCTGTATCTGGCGCCGGAACAGCGGGTCAAGGTCTGGTAA